The following coding sequences are from one Lysinibacillus sp. FSL W8-0992 window:
- the bshA gene encoding N-acetyl-alpha-D-glucosaminyl L-malate synthase BshA, with amino-acid sequence MRKLKIGITCYPTVGGSGVIATELGKMLAERGHEIHFITSSVPFRLNKIYPTVFFHEVEVNNYSVFQYSPYDIALASKMADVIKDEGLDVLHVHYAIPHAVCAVLAREMSGQNIGIVTTLHGTDISVLGQDSTLSQAIKYGIDKSDIVTAVSESLKEQTYELIDTVKPIETIYNFVDERVYRPQDAGNLKEQFGIQEDEKVIIHVSNFRKIKNLPHIIDAFMKIRGNIKAKLLLVGDGPEKHRVMDQVKESPYVKDVLFLGKQENLDELYAISDLKLLLSQQESFGLVLLEAMACGVPCIGTTVGGIPEVIDHGVDGYLVELGDTDAVADYAVQLLNDEDKLLRFREAAMRAVSEKFHSSKIVEQYEQLYEKVAEKNHAKQ; translated from the coding sequence CAGTTGGAGGCTCTGGTGTTATTGCAACAGAATTAGGAAAAATGCTTGCAGAGAGAGGGCACGAAATTCATTTCATCACCTCAAGCGTACCATTTCGATTGAATAAAATTTATCCGACCGTCTTTTTCCATGAAGTAGAAGTGAACAATTATTCAGTATTTCAGTATTCGCCGTATGATATTGCATTAGCGAGTAAAATGGCGGACGTGATTAAAGATGAAGGGTTAGACGTACTACATGTACATTATGCAATCCCACATGCCGTATGTGCGGTGCTAGCCCGAGAAATGAGTGGGCAAAATATTGGTATTGTGACAACACTCCATGGCACGGATATTTCCGTACTTGGACAGGATTCTACGCTGTCACAAGCTATCAAATATGGTATTGATAAGTCTGATATTGTAACTGCAGTTTCAGAGTCACTAAAAGAACAAACCTACGAACTTATTGATACTGTAAAGCCAATTGAAACGATTTATAACTTCGTGGATGAGCGTGTCTATCGTCCGCAAGATGCTGGTAATTTAAAAGAGCAGTTTGGCATTCAAGAAGATGAAAAAGTCATCATTCATGTTTCTAACTTCCGTAAAATTAAGAACCTCCCTCATATTATTGATGCGTTTATGAAAATCCGAGGAAATATAAAAGCGAAGCTATTGTTAGTAGGGGATGGACCCGAAAAGCATCGTGTGATGGATCAAGTAAAAGAAAGCCCGTATGTCAAGGACGTCTTATTTTTAGGTAAACAAGAAAATTTAGATGAATTGTACGCTATTAGTGATCTGAAGCTATTACTGTCACAACAGGAATCTTTTGGACTTGTATTGCTTGAAGCAATGGCTTGTGGTGTGCCATGTATTGGTACGACCGTTGGTGGAATACCAGAAGTCATTGATCATGGTGTAGATGGCTATTTAGTGGAATTAGGCGATACGGATGCTGTTGCTGACTATGCTGTACAGTTATTGAACGATGAAGATAAGCTACTTCGTTTCCGCGAAGCAGCGATGCGAGCAGTTAGTGAAAAATTCCACTCATCTAAAATTGTCGAGCAGTATGAACAACTGTATGAAAAGGTTGCTGAAAAAAACCATGCAAAACAATAA